The DNA segment AAAGCCCGGACCCCGAGCTTGAACGGCTTCTCAATAGGACAACAGGAGAACTTCCGGATCTGGAATATCAATATCTCAGGACCAGGCTGAGAGGGAAGCAGACAGTCCTGTCGAGAAGCCTCAAATCTATCCTGGAAGACAAGAGCTACCCAAAAGGATTCTTTCTCAGAGTGAACGACAGAATAGTCGTCCCACGGAAGGAATTGATGGTGCGGGTGGTGGGTGAGGTTAAAGCCCCGGGACTGGTGCCTTATAAGGAGCGGAAGGATGCCGGCTATTACGTGGACCTGGCCGGCGGGTTTACTGACAGGGCAAGAGCGAAAAAGGTCAAGGTGTTTGAGGCGGGTTCCGGACAGCCTTTTTCGGCAGGTGATGTTCGTTGGATGAGGCCTGGAGACACCGTCTGGGTTCCGGAGAAAGCTGAGATTGACGTCTGGGCAAGAACGAGGGACACGATAAACCTTCTCGCACAGATTGCCACTATTTATCTCGTGGTTAATCAGGCGACAAAATGAAACTGGGTCGATAGGGGAGTCCAAGAGTGGCAGAACCGAGAATTGAAGTCAGGGAGATTTTTTCCGTCTTTGGCAAGAGATGGAAACTCATTGTGCTCAACACGGTCCTCATTTCGGCAATTACCGCCGTCGTGAGCTTCTTCCTTCCCAAGTGGTACACAGGCATATCCACTCTTCTCCCGCCAAGGGAAACAAGTTCGGGATTCGGGCTTTCGGCTCTGACAAAGGGGCTGTCCTTGCCGGGAATAACATTTCCGGGGACAACGACACCGTCAGATGTGCTGCTGGCGATCCTGAGAAGCAAGACTGTTGGAGAGCAGATGGTCGGCAGGTTCAATCTTATGAAAGTCTACAAGGCGAAGGACATGGACGGAACGCTCTACGGCCTCAGGAAACACAGCAAGTTCTCCATAACGGACGAGGGAATAATCAGGATCTCTGTTGAAGCAAGAAGCCCTCAGCTTGCGAGTGACATGGCAAACAGCTATGTGGAGTTTCTCGATAAATTCAATCGCGAGAACACAATGAGCGAAGGGAAGCGCTCGCGCCTCTTCATTGAGAAAAGGCTCGCGGAGACGACTGAAGTACTCAAGAAGGCAGAAGAAGCTCTCAAGAGCTACCAGGAGCTGCACAAGGCCGCCCCAATTTCAAGTGAGCTTGCAGGTTCGATCGAGGCATCTGCGGAGCTGATGTCCAGGAAAATCGGACTAGAGGTGAAACTCGGTGTCTTGAGAAGCTACCTTTCTGAAAAGAGTGATCAGGTTATGCAGGTGAAAGCCGAGCTCGCTCAGCTGGAGAAACAGCTCTTGAAGCTCCCGGAGCTTGGCCTCGAGTTTGCAAGACTCATAAGAGACGTCAAGGTCCAGGAAAGCGTTTACGCTCTTCTTGTGAGCCAATATGAGGAAGCAAAGATTCAAGAAAGCAAGGATACTCAGACAGTCGAGGTGCTTGACAAGGCAAGCCCGCCAATAAGAAGAAGCAGTCCAAAGAGAAAAATAATGGTCCTGGTTGCCGGGGCGCTCAGTTTTGCGGGAAGCCTTGCACTTGCCTTTGGGCTTGAGTATCTGGGCAGAGCGCCCCTTGAATGAGTTCCCGTCTTGGCTCAGCCCTCGCCATAACTTTCTTCTCCCTGGCTAGTTTCTACCTTCCATTCCTGCCGTCAAGAACGTGGAGAATATGATTCGATCCGCTTTCCTGGTTACCATCGGCAGCGTTGCCTCTCTCATCGCCGGCATGACCTCGCAAATAGTCGTAGCTTGGTACTTTGGGACCAGCTACGCGATGGATGCGTTCCTGGCAGCATTCGTGATACCGGCCTACATTCAGGCGCTGTTCCTGACCGGTCTGCCGTTCGTGCTGTTGCCAGCTTTTATCCGCGAAAGGGAAGGCGGACGCGATGAGGACGCATGGGCGCTCATAGGGACATTCGTTCGGATTCTTGGTCCCGGCATGACCGTGTTGGCGATCGCAGGCTCAATCGCGGCCCCTATCATCATCAGGATATCTGCTCCCGGCCTGAGCTCAAGTTCAGCAGAAATGGCTGCACGGATGCTGGCTGTGCTGATGTTCAACGTTCCGCTCGTTACGCTGAGCAGCATATCGACAGGTGTTCAGAATGCCAGAGGGAGATTCCTCTGGCCCGCTGCTGCGCCGGCCTTGGGCAGCCT comes from the Candidatus Eisenbacteria bacterium genome and includes:
- a CDS encoding GNVR domain-containing protein, which produces MAEPRIEVREIFSVFGKRWKLIVLNTVLISAITAVVSFFLPKWYTGISTLLPPRETSSGFGLSALTKGLSLPGITFPGTTTPSDVLLAILRSKTVGEQMVGRFNLMKVYKAKDMDGTLYGLRKHSKFSITDEGIIRISVEARSPQLASDMANSYVEFLDKFNRENTMSEGKRSRLFIEKRLAETTEVLKKAEEALKSYQELHKAAPISSELAGSIEASAELMSRKIGLEVKLGVLRSYLSEKSDQVMQVKAELAQLEKQLLKLPELGLEFARLIRDVKVQESVYALLVSQYEEAKIQESKDTQTVEVLDKASPPIRRSSPKRKIMVLVAGALSFAGSLALAFGLEYLGRAPLE